A region of the Anolis sagrei isolate rAnoSag1 chromosome 4, rAnoSag1.mat, whole genome shotgun sequence genome:
CCCAGAGTGAAGAGCCCTGGCTCTGTGGCCTTGGTTAGTTGATAGGAGAGCCAGGCATTCTGGCCAGAATCCGCATCCACTGCCACCACCTTGGTGACCAGGTAACCTGGCTCGGAAGAACGAGGGGCCAGCTCTATCCCAGTGGAGCCATCAGTGGGAGGAGAGGGGTAGAGGATTTCTGGAGCATTGTCATTCTCATCCAAAATGAAGAGGGTCACTGAGACATTGGAGCTGAGTGGTGGGGAGCCCCCATCTTGAGCCTTGACCAGGAACTGAATCTCCTGGATCTCTTCATAATCAAAGGAGTTCAAGGCATAGATAATCCCAGTCTCTGAGTTAATGGACAGGTAAGAGGAGAGCAGAGCCCCTCTTATTTGACCTTCTGTGATTGAATATGTTATTCTGGCATTCTCTTCCCAGTCCAAATCATGTGCCTTTAGAGAAATGATAGAAGCTCCTCTTGGATTATTTTCTAGGAAATAAGATGTGTAAGTTGATTTGACAAATAGCGGAGGGTTGTCATTAGTGTCTAAGACCTTCAGTGAAATAATCTCAGAGGTAGAGAGTGGAGGAGTCCCTTCATCAACTGCTGTAATTGTAATATTGTAAGCGGCCACCTCTTCCCTGTCAAGACGTCTCTCTGTCACTAAAGTGTAAAAATCATCTTCTGTTTTCTTCAGCTGAAATGGAAGATTGTTGGGAATGGAACATGTAACCTGCCCATTCACTCCTGAATCTCTGTCTTGTACAGTTAAAATGGCAACTGTTGTTCCTTTGGGCGAGTTCTCAGGGACAGAACGGATTGCAAATGTCATTGTTAGTTCTGGTGCATTGTCATTTAAGTCTACCACAAAGATCACTACCTTTGTTCTGTCACTCAACCCACCCCCATCTGTAGCTTGTACTTCGAATTCATATAAGGATGATTCTTCATAGTCAAGGTTTCCTATCAGCACAATTTCTCCAGTTGTGGAATTCAACAGGAAAATCTGAGATATTTTCTTTGTGATTTTTTGGAAAGAGTATTTTATTTCTGCATTGATTCCTTCATCCAGATCAGTGGCTCGTACTACAGCAATTGTAGTCCATTTGGAAATGTTTTCATTGACACTTGCCTCATAGGCTGATTGGCTGAAAATGGGTGCATTGTCGTTTGCATCAAGAACACTGATATGGATTTGCAATGTGCCAGATCTGATTGGATCACCCCCATCGGTCGCTGTCAGGATTAAATCATAAACGGGCTGTGTTTCCCTGTCTAGAGCTTTCTCCAATAGCAACTCAGTGTGTCTGACATCATCTTCTCCTTTTTGTACCACGAGGGAGAAATGACTACTTCCTGTGAGTATATAGTCCTGAATCGAATTTGTCCCCAGGTCTGGATCTTGAGCCTCAGGCAGTGGGAATTGGGATCCAGGGATAGATGTTTCACCAATTTTCAATTCCCATCCCATCGACAGAAAAGAGGGGGCATTGTCATTTATATCTAGAATTTCTACTTCAATGACATAAAGCTTTAACATGCTTTCGGCAATAACCTTGAACTTTAGAACACACATCTCTGCTTTTCCACAGATTTCCTCTCTATCTATTCTCTCAAAAGTCTGTAAATACCCATTGTGGAAATTCAATTCAAAATATTGGATCATACCTTTACTAGTAACAATGCGAAGTCCATGCTCTGAAATCAGCTTGCTGTCCAGCCCCAGGTCCTTTGCAATATTCCCCACAAAAGAGCCTTTGTGCATCTCTTCAGGAATGGAGTAACGAATCTGTCCAGAAATTGGCTTCCAAGCAAACACCATGATAATAAGAAGGCATTGCAGGATTCCTTTTCTGAAGCTCCAAAGACtttgtttttcttccattctGTTACAGTTCTGATTCAAAGCAGCTTCTTTGAGATGTTAAAGCAATTTTTTTCCTAAGCAATTTGTTTCCTAAGTCCAAGTATGTTCTTGCATTTCAACAGCAAGAATAGGCAGATTGAAGCATTCTGTGCATTTTTCTGCTGGATTGGTGAACAGTGACACCTAGAGTAACATCCAGAAACTACAGGTGCTGCATGTTGGAAATGTAACCATAACTCgatttttattttgcttatattAAGGTCATTGTAGTTGTACCCACAAAAAGATCCATTTATCCACAGAGCAAAATTGGAGAACTATAC
Encoded here:
- the LOC132774269 gene encoding protocadherin gamma-A6-like isoform X6, which encodes MEEKQSLWSFRKGILQCLLIIMVFAWKPISGQIRYSIPEEMHKGSFVGNIAKDLGLDSKLISEHGLRIVTSKGMIQYFELNFHNGYLQTFERIDREEICGKAEMCVLKFKVIAESMLKLYVIEVEILDINDNAPSFLSMGWELKIGETSIPGSQFPLPEAQDPDLGTNSIQDYILTGSSHFSLVVQKGEDDVRHTELLLEKALDRETQPVYDLILTATDGGDPIRSGTLQIHISVLDANDNAPIFSQSAYEASVNENISKWTTIAVVRATDLDEGINAEIKYSFQKITKKISQIFLLNSTTGEIVLIGNLDYEESSLYEFEVQATDGGGLSDRTKVVIFVVDLNDNAPELTMTFAIRSVPENSPKGTTVAILTVQDRDSGVNGQVTCSIPNNLPFQLKKTEDDFYTLVTERRLDREEVAAYNITITAVDEGTPPLSTSEIISLKVLDTNDNPPLFVKSTYTSYFLENNPRGASIISLKAHDLDWEENARITYSITEGQIRGALLSSYLSINSETGIIYALNSFDYEEIQEIQFLVKAQDGGSPPLSSNVSVTLFILDENDNAPEILYPSPPTDGSTGIELAPRSSEPGYLVTKVVAVDADSGQNAWLSYQLTKATEPGLFTLGLHTGEIRTSRFLMEKDAVKQSLVILVKDNGHPSLSASATVTVVLANSIPETLSDLISISAPIDPPSDLTFYLVVAVAFVSCMFLTFLLVLLAIKLYRWRKSQFCENGGVNFSGVPVSQFVGIDGVRAFLQSYCHEVSLTSGSRKSQIFFPIGSCTNTLTPQQAPSNTEPLLITDESNNIQDNAAVNQQAQPNTDWRFSQAQRPGTSGSQNGEENGTWPNNQFDTEMLQAMILASANEAAAAAAANPDGNSTLGGGAVAGTMGLSTRYGPQFTLQHVPDYRQNVYIPGSTATLSNAAGKRDGKPAASGGGNKKKSGKKEKK